In the Bacteroidota bacterium genome, GGGAGGAATTCTCGGGCTCCTGTGTGTGGGCACGCTTGTGTTGCGCGGAGAAGGGACACCGGCTCCGTTCGATCCTCCCCGCGAATTTGTCGCATCGGGTCCCTATCGGATTGTGCGGAACCCCATGTACATCGGCGGATGGGTGGCGCTCATGGGATTCGGATTTTACCAGCATTCGATTTCAATTCTCCTTTTTTCGCTTGTCTGGCTCTTTCTCATTCACATGCTAGTCTGCTATATCGAGGAGCCCGGATTGGAGCGCCGGTTCGGAGAGAGCTATCGGGAGTACAAACGATCTGTCAACCGTTGGATCCCCCGCGCGCACTGAGTCGCCCGCCGAGACAGAAACTCCCCCCGACCATGAAACCGCTCTACATAAGCGCAGAAGAAGTGGTGCGATACCTTCCGATGGAAAGGTGCATTGCGTTAATGGAAGAGGCATTCACCTCTCTGGTCTCGGGAAAAGCGTTGCAACCCCTTCGCTCGATCATGTGGCTCCCTGAAAAAACGGGCGGATTGGGAATGATGCCCGCCCATTCATCAGACAAGAACATGATCGGAATAAAAGTGATCAGCGTGTTTCCGGACAATAAGAAGTATGGTTACAGCTCCCACCAAGGAGTGGTACTCCTTTTCGAGAGTACCCACGGACAACTGCTCGCCATCATCGATGCGGATGCAATTACAGCGATACGGACCGCGGCAGTCAGCGGATTGGCGACAAAATTGCTGGCAAGAGATGTCTCTTCCACTCTTGCCCTCCTCGGTTCGGGAACGCAGGCAGCGCAACATGTCGAGGCGATGTTTTGCGCGGGAAAAATCAGTGCAATCAAAATCTGGAGCCGCGATTACTCGAACGCTGAAGCGCTTGCGCGCGCGACCTCAAAAAAACATAACGT is a window encoding:
- a CDS encoding isoprenylcysteine carboxylmethyltransferase family protein; this translates as MKMLFTGLRAVVYGTGFVALWAWISLGFRAYDRYIPIVLPGWAEPLGIVQLSLGGILGLLCVGTLVLRGEGTPAPFDPPREFVASGPYRIVRNPMYIGGWVALMGFGFYQHSISILLFSLVWLFLIHMLVCYIEEPGLERRFGESYREYKRSVNRWIPRAH
- a CDS encoding ornithine cyclodeaminase family protein, whose amino-acid sequence is MKPLYISAEEVVRYLPMERCIALMEEAFTSLVSGKALQPLRSIMWLPEKTGGLGMMPAHSSDKNMIGIKVISVFPDNKKYGYSSHQGVVLLFESTHGQLLAIIDADAITAIRTAAVSGLATKLLARDVSSTLALLGSGTQAAQHVEAMFCAGKISAIKIWSRDYSNAEALARATSKKHNVSAIAVKDSREAVIDADLICTTTASATPVVLGEWIKKGAHINAVGACIPSAREFDTSAVLNSKLYTDRYESLFREAGDFVIPRKEGALTDDHVKGELGEVLVGSKKGRETESEITFFKSLGIAIEDIYAAEHVYRAATQGKASE